From a single Gemmatimonadota bacterium genomic region:
- a CDS encoding D-tyrosyl-tRNA(Tyr) deacylase, with translation MRVLLQRVARARVTIEGREVGAVDRGFCLLVGFTHSDTAAESAWMAEKIIGLRLFPDGEGKMNLGLTEVGGGLLVVSQFTLYGDAAKGRRPSFIDASRPDHAIPLYEYFCGELRSRGVAVATGQFGAEMQVEIHNDGPVTLMLERNHD, from the coding sequence ATGAGGGTCCTGCTACAGCGGGTAGCGCGAGCCCGGGTGACGATCGAGGGCCGGGAGGTTGGAGCGGTCGACCGGGGGTTCTGCCTCTTGGTTGGCTTCACGCACTCCGACACGGCCGCCGAGTCGGCCTGGATGGCGGAGAAGATCATCGGGCTTCGGTTGTTTCCCGACGGCGAAGGCAAGATGAACCTCGGCCTGACGGAGGTCGGGGGCGGCCTGCTGGTGGTGTCCCAGTTCACCCTCTATGGCGACGCGGCCAAGGGGCGGCGTCCGTCGTTCATCGACGCCTCGAGGCCGGACCATGCGATCCCGCTTTACGAGTACTTTTGCGGCGAGCTCCGAAGCCGGGGCGTGGCCGTGGCCACCGGACAATTCGGCGCCGAGATGCAGGTGGAGATTCACAACGACGGGCCGGTGACGCTGATGCTGGAACGGAACCATGACTGA